Proteins from a single region of Haloarcula laminariae:
- a CDS encoding FAD-dependent monooxygenase — protein sequence MSTTDTEQPVLIAGAGPVGMTTALALHARGVPATILEAESEDRDRSGSRAIYVHGTTLHTLERVHPGLGENLVEEGLVWPTRRTCWRGKEVFKRTYDNPGGDGKFPHFTSVPQVRTEDFMHEAIDEAGIDIHWDCAVESVESSADGVHVETSDGREWETPYLVGADGGGSTVRKEIGAEFEGDQSENSFIIADVEELEDEDEQWPLERLFHYDAPEVGGRNVMLVPFTGGWRLDIQCLEDDDPEELVTDEKMREFVAAVMGEEYVDGLHWVSSYKFLQVMADTFIDDERRVLLAGEAAHLLAPFGARGMNSGVADADEAASAVATAYNSQNDAVARDEVELYAARREKAAEYNLNAAGQALEYLQGDNPATVLRKEAAASLADYFEPAGEYLDDAPYGPHDAPPIVSTGNY from the coding sequence ATGAGTACCACTGATACAGAGCAACCAGTGTTGATCGCTGGCGCGGGGCCGGTCGGGATGACCACGGCTCTCGCACTGCACGCACGTGGTGTGCCCGCGACAATCCTCGAAGCGGAGTCCGAAGACCGGGACCGCTCCGGCAGCCGAGCTATCTACGTCCACGGCACCACGCTCCACACACTCGAACGGGTCCATCCGGGCCTCGGTGAGAACCTCGTCGAGGAGGGCCTCGTCTGGCCGACCCGACGGACCTGCTGGCGGGGCAAGGAAGTGTTCAAGCGGACGTACGACAACCCCGGCGGCGACGGGAAGTTCCCGCACTTCACCAGCGTCCCGCAGGTCCGCACCGAGGACTTCATGCACGAGGCCATCGACGAGGCTGGCATCGACATCCACTGGGACTGCGCTGTCGAGTCGGTCGAGTCCAGCGCAGACGGCGTCCACGTCGAGACATCCGACGGCCGTGAGTGGGAGACGCCCTATCTCGTCGGCGCGGACGGCGGCGGTTCGACGGTCCGAAAGGAGATCGGTGCCGAGTTCGAGGGCGACCAATCCGAGAACTCGTTTATCATCGCCGACGTCGAGGAGCTCGAAGACGAGGACGAGCAGTGGCCCCTCGAACGGCTGTTCCACTACGACGCCCCGGAAGTCGGCGGCCGAAACGTCATGCTGGTCCCGTTTACCGGCGGCTGGCGGCTCGACATCCAGTGCCTCGAGGACGACGACCCCGAGGAGCTGGTCACCGACGAGAAGATGCGCGAATTCGTCGCCGCAGTGATGGGCGAGGAGTACGTCGACGGGCTCCACTGGGTGTCCAGTTACAAGTTCCTGCAGGTCATGGCGGACACGTTTATCGACGACGAGAGGCGGGTTCTCCTCGCCGGCGAAGCCGCACACCTGCTGGCGCCCTTCGGCGCTCGTGGGATGAACTCCGGGGTCGCCGACGCCGACGAAGCCGCCTCCGCAGTCGCCACGGCGTACAACTCCCAGAACGACGCTGTCGCCCGCGACGAGGTCGAACTGTACGCGGCACGGCGGGAGAAGGCCGCCGAATACAACCTGAACGCGGCCGGACAGGCCCTGGAGTACCTCCAGGGAGACAACCCGGCGACGGTGCTCCGGAAGGAAGCCGCGGCGTCCCTGGCCGACTACTTCGAGCCGGCCGGCGAGTACCTCGACGACGCGCCGTACGGCCCCCACGACGCCCCGCCGATCGTCTCGACCGGGAACTACTGA
- a CDS encoding AzlC family ABC transporter permease — protein sequence MDRSEFRQGVRDVLPLLLGVIPFGFVAGLATVNAGLGLAEAVGLSTIVFAGAAQLAALDLIGRDAPLAIVVVTAVVINLRMLMYSASVAPYFQDISNRLKATVAYLLTDQAYALTIARYRSEDSAHSVAYYFGVAATLWAVWQLTTVAGVVLGTNVPESLGLEFAVPLVFLALLVPAMEDSPTTVAGILGGITAVGTAGLPLDLGLLVGATAGIVAGRLTEVAMEGASNGN from the coding sequence ATGGACCGTTCAGAGTTCCGTCAGGGGGTCAGAGATGTCCTCCCTCTGCTACTGGGAGTCATCCCGTTCGGGTTCGTCGCTGGCCTCGCCACTGTGAACGCGGGCCTCGGACTTGCGGAGGCCGTGGGACTGTCTACTATCGTGTTTGCCGGGGCGGCACAGCTCGCTGCGCTGGATCTCATCGGTCGCGACGCTCCGCTTGCGATTGTTGTCGTCACCGCTGTCGTCATCAACCTCCGCATGCTGATGTACTCGGCGTCTGTTGCGCCCTATTTCCAGGATATATCGAATCGACTGAAGGCGACAGTCGCATACCTTCTAACGGATCAAGCGTACGCGCTCACTATTGCCCGCTACCGGAGTGAGGATTCGGCCCACTCTGTCGCCTATTATTTCGGTGTGGCAGCCACGCTGTGGGCCGTCTGGCAGCTGACCACTGTTGCCGGCGTCGTCCTCGGGACGAATGTTCCCGAATCACTCGGCCTCGAGTTCGCTGTCCCGTTGGTCTTTCTGGCCCTGTTGGTCCCGGCGATGGAGGACAGCCCCACGACCGTCGCCGGCATACTCGGTGGTATCACCGCCGTTGGGACTGCCGGGTTGCCGCTCGACCTGGGCTTGCTCGTCGGTGCCACAGCCGGTATTGTGGCGGGGCGTCTCACAGAGGTCGCCATGGAGGGGGCGTCGAATGGCAACTAG
- a CDS encoding AzlD domain-containing protein: protein MATSYAAPAIWGLIVVIGVLTFLIRVSFIGLFGYLDEIPPEITRTLRFVPAAVLAALVLPSFITLEPGTGGIAVDKLIAGGIAGGVAWRTENVFMTIGAGMGTLWAVRFVLLPLI, encoded by the coding sequence ATGGCAACTAGTTATGCTGCCCCCGCCATCTGGGGCCTCATCGTTGTCATCGGTGTACTCACCTTCCTGATCAGGGTATCGTTCATCGGGCTCTTTGGATATCTCGACGAGATCCCGCCCGAGATTACGCGCACACTCCGATTTGTTCCAGCCGCTGTGTTAGCCGCGCTCGTTCTGCCATCGTTCATCACGCTAGAGCCGGGGACTGGTGGCATCGCTGTCGATAAACTCATCGCGGGAGGCATCGCAGGCGGTGTCGCCTGGCGAACAGAGAACGTCTTCATGACGATTGGGGCGGGCATGGGGACCCTCTGGGCTGTTCGCTTTGTCCTGCTGCCGCTAATCTGA
- a CDS encoding CoA-binding protein: protein MSLTDLFDPDSIAVIGASKTSGKLGNDAMANAKEFDGPVYPVNPSGEGAVYGYDFVASVGDTDADLALCCVPGPATPDVIEECGEAGVGAAVVFAGGFAEAGERGSELQGEIRSLADDYDMSILGPNTAGHIIPHRDLFSSFVPGFDEIESGDVAIAAQSGGVGVTATFQLDREGYGTAGMYGLGNRVNTDFDDVVPMLDDDPETDAIALHIEGTDEIDGAIEAVDEASTPVVALKSGNQMAEFVQAHTAAPIQEYERYEEAFTDAGAVMADSMTELLDGGRVLAQCPQADGPNVGLVTAQAGPGIMMADYLDERGVNFPELTAETRERLDDILLGFTYDRNPVDTGRPMPEFGDVIDAVGRDDNVDIVLVYEIFEHSLGYPVEELERLVADIDKPVVFTVAGPDEALADDRERMEDLGVATFDTPERGAYAASVLAETSR from the coding sequence ATGAGTCTCACAGACCTGTTCGATCCTGACAGCATCGCTGTCATCGGCGCGTCGAAGACATCGGGCAAGCTCGGCAACGACGCGATGGCGAACGCGAAGGAGTTCGACGGCCCCGTATACCCGGTGAACCCGTCAGGGGAGGGGGCGGTGTACGGCTACGATTTCGTCGCCTCCGTCGGTGACACCGACGCCGACCTCGCGCTCTGCTGTGTGCCCGGCCCGGCGACCCCGGACGTCATCGAGGAGTGCGGTGAGGCCGGCGTCGGGGCCGCCGTCGTCTTCGCTGGCGGGTTCGCCGAAGCCGGCGAGCGTGGCAGCGAGCTGCAAGGCGAGATACGCTCTCTCGCTGACGACTACGATATGTCCATCCTCGGCCCGAACACGGCCGGGCACATCATCCCGCACCGGGACCTGTTCAGTTCCTTCGTTCCGGGCTTCGACGAAATCGAGTCCGGCGATGTCGCGATAGCGGCACAGAGCGGCGGGGTCGGGGTGACGGCCACGTTCCAGCTGGACCGCGAGGGGTACGGAACCGCCGGGATGTACGGCCTCGGGAACCGCGTGAACACGGATTTCGACGACGTGGTGCCGATGCTCGACGACGACCCCGAGACGGACGCCATAGCGCTCCATATCGAGGGGACCGATGAAATCGACGGTGCTATCGAAGCGGTCGACGAAGCGAGTACGCCCGTCGTCGCCCTCAAATCGGGCAACCAGATGGCGGAGTTCGTCCAGGCCCACACGGCGGCACCGATACAGGAGTACGAGCGGTACGAGGAGGCGTTCACGGACGCGGGCGCCGTCATGGCGGACTCGATGACCGAACTCCTAGACGGGGGCCGTGTCCTCGCACAGTGTCCGCAGGCGGACGGCCCGAACGTCGGACTCGTCACCGCACAGGCCGGGCCGGGAATCATGATGGCCGACTATCTCGACGAACGCGGCGTGAACTTCCCCGAACTGACCGCGGAGACCCGGGAGCGTCTCGACGATATCCTGCTCGGGTTCACCTACGACCGCAACCCCGTCGATACGGGCCGGCCGATGCCGGAGTTCGGTGACGTCATCGACGCGGTTGGGCGCGACGACAACGTGGATATCGTCCTCGTCTACGAGATATTCGAGCACTCCCTTGGGTATCCCGTCGAGGAGCTCGAACGGCTCGTGGCCGACATCGACAAACCCGTCGTCTTCACCGTCGCCGGGCCGGACGAGGCCCTGGCCGACGACCGGGAACGGATGGAAGACCTCGGCGTGGCGACGTTCGACACCCCCGAACGCGGCGCCTACGCCGCGTCCGTTCTCGCCGAAACGTCGCGGTGA